The genomic window CCCAGCCCGCGGAAATACCTAGACGGGCTAAAGCGATGGCCACATTGGATTCGGCCCCACCAATCCGCAGTTCCAGGGTGGTTTGGTGGCGCAACCGCCCAGGTCTAGGAGGAACCAAGAGAACCATGGTTTCGCCAGTGGTGACTACTGTGGGCATCCTCATCCTCCTAGTTCCCGGCTGATCCTTTGGGCGGCCTCCTTGACTAGCTCTCCCACCAGAGGGATACGCTCCTCGGGAAGGTAAACTGAGGCTGAGGAAATGCTCACCGCTGCCACCACCTTGCCCGAGCCGTCAAAAATGGGTGCGGCTACGCATCTCACCCCCGGCTCGTTTTCCTCGAGGTCCAAGGAGTACCCCCTGGAACGGCTCAAGGCCAGCTCCCGGCGGAAGTGGGCAAAGTCAGAGATGGTGTTAGGGGTTCGCTTGAGCCCGGGGATGAAGTGGTTTTGCCACTCTTCCTCAGGCAAATAGGCCACAAGGGCTTTTCCCAATGCTGTGGACTGGGCAGGAAGTCTGGCCCCGATATGGGAGGCGAACTGGAGCTCCCGATATCCGGGAAGCTTTTCGATGTAGATGACCTTGCTGCCGTCTAAAACGGCGAGATGGACGGTTTCTCTGGTTTGATCGCGTAGCCATTCCAGGTGAGGCTTGCTTACGGAGGGCAAATGAAGTTGGCTGTGGGCTTGGAAGCCCAGGCGAATCAGCTTTGGGCCTAAGGAGTAACCCTTTCGAGGATTGTGCCGCAGATAGCCTTCCTTGACCAAGGCAAAGAGGAGGCGGTGGGCAGTGCTGCGCGCCAGGCCTACTTGGCGGGCCAGCGTTTCTACCTCCCTGTACCCCTCAGCTACCGCTTCCAGCAAGGCCAGGGCCTTGGCCACAGTGAGGGTTCCCCTTACTTTCTCTTGGGGCGTCGGCGTGCTTGTGGGTTTAGGCGTGAGGCTTTTGGGTTTCACGGCTACTCCACCTCGTTTTCCAGGCTAACCTCACCCACCTGGATCCGGATGTGATCCCCAGAGGCCAAGGTGAACTCATCAGGAGGGACAATTCCTGTTCCAGTCATAAGGAAAACACCTCTAGGGAAGGCCAGTTCTCGGAAGAGCCAGGACGATAGTTCGGCAAAGGAGCGCCGCATGGCCTTAGTAGAGGTTTCCCCGATGAACACCACCTTCCCCTTGCGCGTGATGGACATTCTGATCTCCAGATTTTCGGGAATGCCTAGGCAAAGGGCAGATCCTATGGCGCACGCTCCTTCGTACACCTTGGCCTGTGGCAAGTACAGGGGGTTTTCCCCCTCGATGTCCCGGGCAGACATGTCGTTGCCTGCTGTATAGCCCACCGCTTCCCCTAAGGCGTTAAGGACTAAGACCACCTCGGGTTCGGGCACAGTCCAGCGGCTATCCCGGCGGATCCTTACCTGTTCCCCTGAACCCCTTACGCGGAAACCCATAGCTTTGAAGAAAAGTTCTGGCCTATCTGCAGCGTATACGTAATCGTACACGTCTCCTGACTTAGACTCGCTCACCCTTGCCTCACGACTTCTTTGGTAGGTGACCCCGCTGGCCCAAACCTCAACCTCGGGCTCTATGGGGGGAAGGAGGGGCCCTGCGGCCGCTTTTTGGGTGACCATGTCTTCGAGTAGCGCCTCGAGCCGGGAAGCCGGTACCTGGAGCAGAAGGCCCAAGCGAAGATCTTCAGGAAGCCAAAACCCTCTCCAAGCCCAACGTGGGCCGTGGGGCGAAAGATGACGGGTTAGCTTCATGCTCCCTCCTTTTCTGAGTTCGCAGGGTTTCGCAGAAAGCCTGACCCTTCCACCGCCGCCAGATCCACCCTAATGGGCTCGGGTTCTTCCTCCAAAAAGTGCCTTACCGCCCAAGCCCTGATACAACCACTGGTTCCTGTGAGCAGGATGCTACCCATGGGGTGTCTCCGTCACTGGGTAAAGGGGGCGTCCTGTCTGGGCCCAGTGAAGGATATTGAGAGCAGCAGTGCGTCTTAGCTCCCTTTCTGAAGCCTGGGAATACCAGGCCATGTGGGGGGTAAGAAGG from Thermus tengchongensis includes these protein-coding regions:
- a CDS encoding fumarylacetoacetate hydrolase family protein — its product is MKLTRHLSPHGPRWAWRGFWLPEDLRLGLLLQVPASRLEALLEDMVTQKAAAGPLLPPIEPEVEVWASGVTYQRSREARVSESKSGDVYDYVYAADRPELFFKAMGFRVRGSGEQVRIRRDSRWTVPEPEVVLVLNALGEAVGYTAGNDMSARDIEGENPLYLPQAKVYEGACAIGSALCLGIPENLEIRMSITRKGKVVFIGETSTKAMRRSFAELSSWLFRELAFPRGVFLMTGTGIVPPDEFTLASGDHIRIQVGEVSLENEVE
- a CDS encoding IclR family transcriptional regulator — its product is MAKALALLEAVAEGYREVETLARQVGLARSTAHRLLFALVKEGYLRHNPRKGYSLGPKLIRLGFQAHSQLHLPSVSKPHLEWLRDQTRETVHLAVLDGSKVIYIEKLPGYRELQFASHIGARLPAQSTALGKALVAYLPEEEWQNHFIPGLKRTPNTISDFAHFRRELALSRSRGYSLDLEENEPGVRCVAAPIFDGSGKVVAAVSISSASVYLPEERIPLVGELVKEAAQRISRELGG